Below is a genomic region from Helicobacter pylori.
TTTGCTGTTTTCAGGAGCGGTTTGAGTGGCTGATGGTTGGGCCTCATTGGCGTTATTTGTCTCTTTTAGTTTATACAGGCTATAAGGAGCAATGATATTGGGTTTTTGAGTAACGCTATCGCTAGTGGGCATAGCGACCATCTCATCTCTTAGGGGCGAACACACTTCATCATTGGGTCTGCAGATCACATCGTTGGCGTAGTTGAAATACGCGCGTTTTTGTTGTTCAAAAAGCTTGTTCTCATCAATTGACGCTCCCTTATCAAGCGTGTGGGCATTGGGATCGCTTCTTTTTGGCACTCTCAAAAAAGTCGCTTGGGCATAAGGCATGTTCTCATTGATTTTTAACACAAACTTAGCGTTTCGTTTGTTGAGCGCTTTGAGAATGTTGTAATACCCATTGACTTGTTCTAATGAACCTGTGATGATGATGAGATCCGCATAAGTCCCCATCGCTCTTGTTTTGATAATGGGGTTTTCTATGGATAAATAGTTGTTGTAATCCAATAGATCCATAGCGTAGAGATAGGTTTTGTCTTTCAAAGCGCTATTACCAAACCAATCCCCAAAGCTTTTATCATTCACGTTCAAGGTGTCGTATATATCAAAAAGTGCTTGAGTTTTTGTGTCATCAACAGAGGCATATTGAGGTTTCTTATGATCAGGGATCTGTCGGCGCTGTTTAGCTTCTTTTTTGAGTCGTTTAGCTTCTTTCTTGGTCTCTTTAGTTTCTTTAGTGGCCTTAATGACCTTATCGGCTTCACTTATTTCTTTAGCATAAAGAGTGTTAGAGGTTAGTAAGCCTATGAGCGATACAGCGGTTGCTAGTTTTCTAAACATTAGTTTCCTTTTTTTCAGATTGGTATAGAGACAAAATTCCATATTCCATTGCATTTAAGGTAAGCGATGTAGCTGTAAAAAACTCATTGTTTTTGAAATTCTTTTTTCTTTTCATCAATCCATTGCATTTGGGATATTTAGGATCTTGTGAATCCACGCTAGCAATCCATTTGCACTTAAGATAATTTTTACACCCTAAGAAAAAAGAATTTTCTTTAATATTAGCTTTTACACTAGCCAAGCAGACCATTTTCATTGAGCCATTTATTTCTCGTAAAACGCCCTTACAGTCGCCTTTATTTACATAATTAGAGCAACTATAAAATGAGACACTATTCAATTCTCTTTGTATCATTTTACAGGTCGCTTGTGTGGGTCATGCAGTGAGTAATAAACCACTACAACGCCTAAATTTTTGAAATTTTCTCTTATTCTTTCTTCAGTCAAAATCGTTGTTTTGCCTCAATCTTTCGTCTCTTTAGCTTCAGTTGGTTCGTTGGTAACGCTTGTTGCTTGAGATTTTTGGGTTTCGTTATTGACAGTTGTTGCCGCTTTAGATTGCTTTTTGAACAATTTTTCAATTAATTTCACTAAGTTGATATTAGAAAAAGACAAAAAGATTCCCATTGCAACAAAGATTATCCCAACAATCCCCATAGCACCGCTCAAGACACAACATAAAACCCCTGCTCCAATGAGACCTAATGAATCATAACGCTTATCAGTCAAACTGTTTTTGAAAAAATTTACAAAAGCGTTTGGTTTTTTTGTTTCATGGGTTGTTTCAGTTGTATTGATTGTGTCAGCCATAGTGTTACCTCCATAATAATGGTATATTCTCAATTTGTTACTATAAAACAAATCCATGTTATTATAGCAAAAAATATAAAACCATTGGTTTGGCTAGAAAAACAGGCTAAAGAATGGCTCAAATTGTAAAAGGACTTGACATGTTTAAAGATTTTTATCGCACCACCCTCTCTTTTTTAAAGCCTTTATTGCTTTTACTAGTTTTATTGTTGTCATTTTCACTTTGTATAGCTGATGAATATATTAGCATAAGTGATGATTGGGATGAAAGGGCACGAAATCAGTGGGATGAAATTGCGCGAAATCATAAGACATATTATTTTGAAAATGGTTTAGACCATTTTAATCAAGGCCAATACAAACAAGCCTTTAAAGATTTTAAATTGGCGCAAGAATACAGCATTGGGCTTGGCAGCGTTTATTTAGCCAAAATGTATTTGGAGGGAAAGGGCGTGAAAGTGGATTACAAAAAAGTGCAATTCTATGCACAAAACGCTATCAAAGGGTATGGGAGTGGCATGCTAGGGGGCACTTTAATTTTAGGACGCATGCAAGCAGAAGGCTTAGGGATGAAAAAGGATTTGAAACAAGCGCTTAAGACTTACAGGCATGTGGTTCGCATATTTTCTAATAAAAGCACAAATTATTTTGCTAACAATTTTAGATTACCAAACCTTGCGTTCACTAGTATGCTTATTGGATCGCGATTCATTGATCTTTCAAGTTTGAGCGCGAATCCTATAAAATTTGGAAAGAAATTTGGAATACTTGTTATGAAATCCACCCAAATCAAAGATAAGACACTTCTTTGGGAAGACATTGCTGAAATTTCAAGCAATATTATTTTACTCAAACAACAAATGGGGGAAATCCTTTATAGAATTGGGATCGCTTATAAAGAAGGGCTTGGCACCAGAAAACAAAAAAGTAGGGCTAAAAAATTCTTGCAAAAATCCGCAGAATTTGGCTATGAAAAAGCCATGGAAGCTCTGTAGTTTTTTTAATCAAACTTGTATCAAGCTTGACTGAATGGGTTAAAAAATCCGTTTAGACTCTCATTAAAGCAAAACCCTATTTTTCCATTATAATAGACACTTGATTGTTTTCAATCTCTATGTAGAGTTCTTTTTGAGAATTAGAGCTGTAAGAGAGCTTGTTTTGCTGGTAGGCTTTGTAATCTTGGTCAAACGCCACATAAAACAAGCGTTTGTTCTGGGAGTTGGGGTAAGGGACCACACTAATAGAAGAAAAAGCGATATTCTTTTTTTCGTTTTTTGCAAACACCCTTTTTTTATACTCTTTAAAAGCGTTGAATTTCATGCCGTCATAGCGGGTGAAATTGGGGTTATAAAAACGCATATAGCGTTCAAAATCGCCCCTAGCCCAGGCTTCTTTCCATTGAAAAAGGGAGCTTAAAATCATGCTCAATTCTTCTTTGGTGCTGGGGAAAAACTTGTCTTCATAGATGATAAGGAACGCTTTTTCGCCTTTTAATACCTTATCATAAGAGCTTAAAAGCGGGTTTTCAATCGCAATACAGCCCTTAGTGTTCAATTCATTCCGATCGCCATTTAAAGGCATTCCATGCACCCAAATGCCATGCCCGGTGCGTTTTTTCAAAGTGTCATACAAATTAGGGTAATTCGTTACAAAAGCCAAAACGCCATAATATTGATCCAAGCGCTCCAATTTCTGCGTGATACGATACACTCCAATAGGCGTAGCCAAATCGCCCTCTAAAGTTTTATCGCCCTTTTTAGAGCCTACAAGGGCTTTAGAGCTGTTGATTTTTTTAAGCATGTTGTTGTCTATTTCATAAAACTCTAAACTAGGCTTGGATTTATTGGCCACAAATAAAAACTGCTTGTTTTGATAATAGCCAAAATCCGTGTCCTTGTTTTGAAGCTCTTCTGCCCAAAAAGCTTTATCCGCTAAATAAGAATCCAACTTTTGACCCACCACTTCCAAGCCTTGCTTTTGATAAAGGTGCATGATTTCTAACAAACGATCACTAGCATTCAATCCCACAAACCCTATTAACAGAGCCGGTAATATTTTTTTCAATCCCTATTCCTTTGATGGATATAACCCAGTTTTTGCAAGCTCTTTTCTTCCTTGCTCCATGATTTTTGAGCGATCACTTGCAAGTTTAAAAAAACCTTTTTTTCGCCCACTTCTTGCATTTTCAATCTAGCACTAGTCCCGATGCGTTTGATATTCACCCCGTTTTTGCCTATCACGATTTTTTTTTGGCTTTCTTTTTCTACAATAATATACGCATACACCTTGTCTATGCGTTCTTCTTCTATAAATTTATCAATCATCACATCGCTTTCATAAGGGATTTCATCGCTCAAAAAAACAAACAAACTCTCCCTAATGATTTCCTTATAAATATCGCGCATTTTTTCATCGCTCATCAAATCCTTTTCAAAAAGCCATGCGCTAGGGCTTAAATGCTTGCTGATGCATTCTAAAAGCGCGTTTAAATTTTGAGATTTTTTCGCGCTCAAAGGCACTAGAGCTAAAAATTGCGAAGCGTATTTTTGATACTCTTGTAATTTTTGCAAAACCTGCTTATGCGTGGCGGTGTCAATCTTACTCACAGCCAAGATATGGGGTTTTTGGCACAAACTCAAAAACTCTTCATAGCCTTTTAAATCATCATGCACAGAAGCTAAAAAAACGTGCAATTCAGCATCGCCCATCGCTTTTAAAGCCTGTGAGAGCATGCATTGGTTGAGTAATTTTTCTTGATGGTGAAGCCCTGGAGTGTCTAAAAAAATGATCTGGCTCTCATACCCTTCTTTATCTTTAAAAGGCACAATGCATTTCATTAATTTTCTTGTCGCATTAGCCTTATGCGAAACGAGGGCTAAATGAGCGTTTAATAAAGTGTTTAAAAGAGTGCTTTTTCCAGCGTTTGGTTTGCCTATAAGAGCTACAAAGCCTGCCTTAGTTTTCATTATAAAATATACTTCACTAAATTTTCATCAGCCACTAAATCCTCTAGCTTTGATTGGACCAACTCTTTAGTGATAGTAACATTTTGCCCCGAATAATCCTCCGCTTCAAAACTAATGTCTTCTAGCACTTTTTCAATGGTGGTGTGCAACCTTCTAGCGCCTATATCTTCGCTTTTTTGATTGGCGTTATAAGAAAGTTTGGCTAACTCTTTGATCGCATCGTCTTCAAACGCAATTCCTACGCTCTCCACTTTTAAAAGGGCTTGGTATTGCTTGATGATAGAGTTTTTAGTTTGGGTTAAAATCATATACATGATTTCTTCGGTTAAATCCTCTAACTCCACCCTTAAAGGGAAACGCCCCTGCAATTCAGGGATCAAATCGCTCGGTTTAGAAAGATGAAAAGCCCCGGCTGCAATGAATAAAATATGCTCTGTTTTAATAGAGCCATACTTCGTATTCACCACACTCCCCTCTACAATCGGCAACAAATCCCTTTGAACCCCCTCTTTACTAGGATCTTGACGGCCTCCTTCTTTAGAGCTTACAGCGATCTTATCAATTTCATCAATAAAAATCACCCCTGAACTTTCCGCGCGCTTCAAACCCTCCATTTTAATGGCTTCGCCATCTAAAAGCGTGTCGCTAATTTCTGCCTTTAGGGCTTCTTTAGCCTCTTTAACGCTTAAAGTTTTTTTGACTTTATCATGTTCTTTATGGAAAACCTTAATCAAGTTTTCTTGAACCCTTAAAATTTCAGGTGGCACATTAGAATCAATCTCTATGCTTTTTTTACGCACTTCAATTTCAATTTCTCGGCTATCCAACTCGCCTTGCGCGATTCTTTGTTGCATTTTTAAAAGGCTGTTAGCGTATTCTTGTTTTTTTTCTTCGCTCACGCCACTAGGCAAGGGGGGTAGGAGTTTTTTAGCGATTTTTTCTATAACCGCTTCTTCAATCTTATCTTTTAATTTTTCTTTATGCTCATTTTCCACTAAAAGCACGCTGTTATTGACTAAATCCCTCACCATAGACTCCACATCGCGCCCCACAAAACCCACTTCTGTGTATTTGCTCGCTTCCACTTTCACAAAGGGGAGTTCCATGATTTTTGCTATTCTTCTTGCGATTTCAGTTTTACCCACGCCAGTAGAGCCAATCATCAAAATGTTTTTAGGCGTGATTTCTTCTTGTAAGGATTTTTCCAGTTGTAAACGCCTGTAACGATTCCTAAAAGCGATAGCGATAGACTTTTTAGCTTCCTTTTGCCCAATAATATATTCATCTAAATAAGCGACAATTTCTCGTGGGGTCATATTCAATTTAGACATTAAAGCTCCAAAATTTTAATATTCGTGTTGGTGTAAATGCAAAGATCCCCTGCGATTTTTAAGGACTCTTCTACAAGTTTTCTGGGCTCTAAATGAGCGAAATTATCTAAAGCCCTAGCCGCGCTTAAAGCGTAATTCCCCCCACTCCCAATAGCAGCGATCTTATTGTCTTCAGCCTCTAAAACATCGCCCGTGCCGCTCAAAATGAAAATGTGATCCAAATTTAAAACGATCATCATCGCTTCCAGTCGGCGTAAATACTTATCTTTGCGCCATTCTTTGCTGAAATCCACCACGCTTTTAAACAAATCCCCTTTTTTGCTCTCTAAAATGCGTTCAAACATATCAAACAAACTAAAAGCGTCCGCAGTGCTCCCGGCAAATCCGCTTAAAACCTGGTTGTGGTACAAGCTTCTGATTTTTGTCGCATTGGCTTTGACCACGCAATTACCCAAAGTTACCTGCCCATCGCCTCCAATGAGCGCGAACTTCTTGCCCCCCATCTCCCCTCTATAGCCTAGAATCGTCGTCGCTTCAAACATTTTCTACTCAGCCACCACATCAATTTTAAACACGCCCACAACCCCAAATCCGAGCTTGACTTCAATCTCATAAATCCCTGTGCTTTTAATCGGGTGTTTGAGCTCAATGTCTTTTTTATCTAAATCCAAATTCGCATGCTGTTCTTTCAAACGCTCCGTGATTTCTTCCTTAGTGATCGCTCCAAATAAAGAGCCGTTCGCACCGACTTTTTTATGGATAGTCAGCGTGATGGTTTGTAAGGTTTCTACCATTTGCAATTTTTGCACCTTTTCTAGGGCTTCTTTTTCAGCTTTCTTTTTAACTTCGGCTTTGTATTTGTTGATCACTTCGTTAGTGGCGAGTTTGGCTTTTTGGTTAGCGATTAGAAAGTTATTCCCATAGCCATCCTTAACCTCACACACTTCACCCGCTTTGCCTAAATTTTTCACATCTTCTAGTAATAGAACCTTCATTACATCCCCTTTAAGTTTTAAGTAGTTTGTAATTATACTCTTTATTTTAATAAGTTGGGTTTTTATTGCCTGTTCCTACCACCCATCTGTTTTTCTAAAGCCTGTTTGATCAACCCCAAACAATAAGGGATATCCTCTTTTGTTTTTAGTTTGACTTCTATGTTTCCAACGCATGAATGACCGATATTGGAAACATCTCTAATCTTTAGTTTTTCCTTTATTTCACCTTGCAACTCAGAAAATTCAATTTTTAACATCAATGTTAATTCATCTTTTGAGGGAACAATGCTCGTAAAAATGGTGTCAAACTTATAAGTTATATATGCTTTCGTAAAGCTTTCGGCGATCTTTTCATCAAAAGCTTTAATCTTTTCTCTTAAAATATCAAACAATTCCCTTGAATGAGAGCTAAACTTATAAGAGCTTAAATCATAAGCCTTTTTTCTCTTTTTCCTTTCTGTTTATATTTCTCTAATGTTTCTGCATCTAGATTGTGGTAAGTCCAAATCTTTAAAGCCCAATCCGCTAAATCATTAGCTCTTTTTTCAATCTCTTTTTCGCCAAAAGATTCTAAATCCCTCAAACCCTGATTGAGTCTCAACGGGCTTTGTTTGAAGCCCTTCTCCATATCTCTTTTTTCTTGGAAAGATTTGTTACTATACTCTTTGTTATAACCGGTTAGAGTGAGATTGCCTATTGTGTGGAGGTATTTATCATGTATTGCTTGAAAATTTTCACCAAGATCCCTTTTCCATTCTAAGTTAAGGGTTTTAGGCATGATGTGTTCTATAGTGCATTCCTTAGTATTGACCGGCTCTTTTGTGTCAAAATTTTCTAACCTTTCAAAAAAGTATTCCTTTTTTCCAAACTTATAAAAATTTATCGTAATAAAAAGCTTTTTAAACTCATCATTGTTTGGGAATCTTTGTTTTTCTGTCAGATAGCCAAAATGCGCTTTTAGGCTTTTAAAATATTCATCTTTTTGGATGTGCTTTGTAAAAGAGAGAAAGACTTTATTGAGACTATTTGTGCCAAGCCCGCACACCGCCCTTCTGCAAATATAGCTCTCTGTTAAATAGATAGTAGGGATAAAATCAGCCTTGGATAAAACCCCATCGCTATAATCGCTATAAAGCTCTAGTAATAGCGGATAGATCACATCCATCTCTAAATCCACCAAAAAACTTAAAGCCTTGTTTAAATCTTTATCGGCTTCTTTTTTGAATGCAATCTGGCAAAAATACCCGCAATATTTTTGCAAATCTTTTAGTAAATCCTCTATTTCTATCCTCTCTTTTTGCTGATAATCCTTGAAAGCTTCATAAACTCTTTTCTCATTGGGAATTTTTCCTATTTTGATCGTGAGATAGTGCCTGACAAATTTACTAAACAAATCCTCTCTCTTACTCTGTTTCTTACTCTGTTTCTCACTCTGTTTAAAATCTTCCTCCATAGCCCTCCAATATTGATTATAAAAATCTTCCCGTTTTCCAACCTCTGTTTCCATTATGATATAGTTTCTGAGCAAATCCGCTTGCGTGAGTTCGATACCTTTTGAGTTCATGCTCTCAAAAATAAGTTGAGGATCATCTTTTCCTTTTTCTAAAGCAATCCAAACTATCATGAGTTTTTTTAATCCTTTAAAAATCGTTTCTAGTTTGTCGGTGTTTTTACGGATCCATTCTTCAAATAATTCAAAATTTTCCATTATTTTTAACGAAGGCTCGCTCGGTTTTCTTCTGTCTTTATCAATCAAAGATAGCAGGGTATCTTTATCAGACTCTGAGAGGATGAGTCTGAATTTCTTATCGCCGTCCTTATCGCTATTGATAAGATAGTGATCCTCTATTTCTTTACGCTCAACTTCATCGTTTAAATGATCCCTCAAAGCGATGAGTAAAATCGTGATAGTGGTGAGCCTTTGTTGGCCATCAATAATGAGTAATGTATTGTTAGAGTGTGTAATATTATCTAGCACATACAAAATAGAACCGATAAAATGCCCATCCATCTTATCATTTCCACCAATTTTTATAATATCATCCCATAATTGCTTGCATTGCTCCTTTTCCCAACTATACAATCTCTGATAGATGGGAATGACCAATTGATTCTTTTGATTTTCTTTAATAAAATTTAATAGTGTGGTTGCCTTTGCTTCCATAATAACACTCCTTGATTTAGCGGATTTTACCGCATGCATCTTAATAAAACTTGATACAGATTTTACTTTTTTTACCCCATAAATGCTATAATCACCCCTATCAATCAAACTCAATTCATAACAATTAAAGGTGGTTAATGGTAGTAAGAACTCAAAATAGTGAAAGCAAGATCAAAGAGTTTTTTGAATTTTGCAAAGAAAATGAAGTGGAATTTGTGGATTTTAGATTCAGCGATATTAAAGGCACTTGGAATCATATCGCTTATTCTTTTGGGGCTTTAACGCATGGCATGTTTAAAGAGGGGATTCCTTTTGATGCGAGTTCTTTTAAGGGATGGCAAGGCATTGAACACTCTGATATGATTTTGACCCCCGATTTGGTGCGTTATTTCATTGACCCTTTTAGCGCGGATGTGAGCGTGGTCGTGTTTTGCGATGTGTATGATGTGTATAAAAACCAACCTTATGAGAAATGCCCTAGAAGTATCGCTAAAAAAGCCTTACAACATTTAAAAGATTCAGGTTTGGGCGATGTGGCTTATTTTGGCGCGGAGAATGAATTTTTTATCTTTGATTCCATTAAAATTAAAGACGCTTCTAACTCACAATACTACGAAGTGGATAGCGAAGAGGGCGAATGGAATAGAGATAAGAGCTTTGAAAATGGCGTGAATTTTGGCCATAGACCGGGCAAGCAAGGGGGCTATATGCCTGTGCCGCCAACGGATACGATGATGGATATTCGCACTGAAATTGTGAAAGTCTTAAACCAAGTGGGGTTAGAAACTTTTGTCGTCCATCATGAAGTCGCGCAAGCGCAAGGCGAAGTGGGCGTGAAATTTGGGGATTTAGTGGAAGCCGCTGACAATGTCCAAAAACTCAAATACGTGGTTAAAATGGTCGCCCATTTAAACGGCAAAACCGCCACTTTCATGCCAAAACCTTTATACGGGGATAACGGGAGCGGGATGCACACCCATGTAAGTATTTGGAAAAACAACGAAAACCTTTTTAGCGGCGAAACTTACAAGGGCTTGAGTGAGTTGGCGTTGCATTTTTTAGGGGGAGTGTTGCACCACGCTAGAGGGTTAGCCGCTTTCACTAACGCTTCCACTAATTCTTACAAACGCTTAATTCCAGGCTATGAAGCCCCATCTATTTTGACTTATTCGGCTAATAACAGGAGCGCGAGCGTGCGCATCCCTTATGGGATTTCTAAAAACAGCGCGAGGTTTGAATTCAGATTCCCGGATAGCTCATCAAACCCCTACTTGGCTTTTGCAGCGATTTTAATGGCAGGTATGGATGGCGTTAAAAACAAGATTGATCCCGGCGAAGCGATGGATATTAACCTTTTCAAATTGACTTTAGATGAAATCAGAGAAAAGGGTATCAAACAAATGCCCCACACTTTAAGGCGATCGTTAGAAGAAATGCTAGCCGATAAGCAGTATTTAAAAGATAGTCAAGTCTTTAGCGAAGAATTTATTCAAGCCTATCAGTCTCTTAAATTCAACGCTGAAGTGTTCCCATGGGAGAGCAAACCCCATCCTTTTGAATTTATCACCACTTATTCATGCTAAAACAATGAGCGGGTCAATAATCCCATTTTAAAAATTTAGAATAAGGCAAAAATGCCTTGTTCTTAAAAAAAGTGGTTGGAAAAATTTATTTTCTTTGCTTTTTAAATAAGTCTTACTTAACGCTCTTTAATCTTTAAAAAGGGGTTTTTAACTTTATTGTTTATGTAAAACCCATTTTTTAAGTGGATAGAGAGCGTTTGAAACAACACCCCTAAAACCCCAACTAAACCCAGTGTCGGTTTAGTCAGTGTGGTAATGGCTATCAAAGTCTTTGAGCGTGTAACGTGCTTCTTTCTCTACAAACAAGCGTCTTTAACACAAGCAACACGCAAAGCGTCAAAATAAGTCCCAACGCTAGCGCAACCGCCGAGTAAAGACGCTCCAATAAACACGCTATTTCTAATGGTTTTCATTTTATATCCTTTTGTTCTAAAATTTTTTAATAACTCAAATACTTTAATCATGCGTTTATGATAGTTAAGATTTATCATTAAACAAAAAGTAAATAAAACTCAAAACAACTGAAATAACGCCCTAAATCCAAAAACAGAAACGCTACCCTTTGTAATCTTAGATAATTTTTGCTATAATAAAGCCCTAACTGAAATTGTTCGTTTTATTTTAGTTAGGCTCCTTGAATTGAAATTATAGATGGGTTTTACCACACTAGCCTTGTGTTATTAATCACACAAGGCAAGATTAATCCTTACAAAATAAACTCTTCCAATACAGCAAAGAATTAAAACATTCAACCAAACATCTCGTTGATTTCATATTTTTTAGCGGCTTTATCCTTAAGCCATAGAGCCACTTCTAAAGCCCCTTTAGCAAAAATAGATCGGTTAGTCGCCGTATGGCTAAGCTCTATGTATTCGCCCTCTAAATAAAACCCTATCGTGTGCTTCCCGGCAACATCGCCCCCCCTTAAAGCGGCTATGCCAATGCTTTCTTTAGAGCGCAAACCTTCTCTGTGAGTGGTAAGGGCGTTTTTTTCATCATACCCCCTAGCCTTAGCGCAAGTTTCATACAAACTCAACGCAGTGCCGCTCGGCGCGTCTTTTTTGAGATTGTGGTGCGTTTCTACAATTTCAATATCCGCATCTTTTAATTTCAAAGAAGCTAAAAAGGCTAATTGATTGAGCATCGTAATCCCTAAAGACATGTTGTGCGCATGCAAAAGCGGCGCTTTTAAGGCTAATTGTTGCATTTTTTCTAGCGTTTCTTTTTCCAAACCGGTCGTGCCAGAAACTAAAATTTTAGGGCATTCTAAAAGAGCCTCTAGCAAATTATCCACGCCTTTAGGTAAAGAAAAATCAATCACGCATTCGCATGCCCTCACAAACGCTTTTAAATCATTGGTTACTAAAGGGGCGCACGAAAAAGAACTGAAATCCGTTTCGCATTTTTGCCTGACAAACACGCTAGATAGCTCTAATCCCTTATACCCCCCTTTTAATTCTTCTAAAAGCAGTTTCCCTATACGACCGCTCGCTCCATAAACACCGATTTTCATGCGCTTTCCTTGCTTTTAACCTTACAACCCCATTTTAAAAGGGTTTAAAATATTATTAGGATCAAGGGCTTTTTTAATATTCCTAAAAAGCTCCATTTCACTCTGATTGAACGCTAAAGGCATGAATTTGGCTTTAGACAAGCCTATGCCATGCTCCCCACTTAAAGTCCCCTCCAAACTAATAGCGGCCTGAAAAATCTCTTCCATAGCCTTATGCCCTTTTTCTAA
It encodes:
- the dapB gene encoding 4-hydroxy-tetrahydrodipicolinate reductase; this translates as MKIGVYGASGRIGKLLLEELKGGYKGLELSSVFVRQKCETDFSSFSCAPLVTNDLKAFVRACECVIDFSLPKGVDNLLEALLECPKILVSGTTGLEKETLEKMQQLALKAPLLHAHNMSLGITMLNQLAFLASLKLKDADIEIVETHHNLKKDAPSGTALSLYETCAKARGYDEKNALTTHREGLRSKESIGIAALRGGDVAGKHTIGFYLEGEYIELSHTATNRSIFAKGALEVALWLKDKAAKKYEINEMFG